From the genome of Staphylococcus haemolyticus, one region includes:
- a CDS encoding ISL3-like element ISSha1 family transposase: MCKSILNTLRIKDKNLNFSDEVIEKKHKGRMSLFYYAELTYQPTHCENCSTKNENFSIVKNGKKTSTITLLKIMEMPAYLELQKQRFYCKSCDSHFTAKSNIVDAHCFISNKTKLAVLDKAQEYRSQKSIAKSCLVSSMTVSRVINQAASDVGQSSFDALPEHLMMDEFKSVKNVIGKMSFIYADAVSHRIVDVVADRKLKSLKDHFYRYSLKLRQKVKTVTIDMYEPYMSLIKQLFPNAKIIIDRFHIVQSLNRALNMSRVHVMNCYRTSNRPLYNKYKSYWKLFLKPFETLEAFNYHKVHLFKEWKTEKGIINYLLGVDVELFNTYHYVHELRRLLKENQIEKFNHKLFSIHLSDVCPKLRPVIRTLRRLATFIENTMTYSNLTNGPLEGINNKIKLIKRVSFGYRNYDNLRNRIIITSRLFVSTTKKEIKQLKVA; the protein is encoded by the coding sequence ATGTGTAAGTCTATATTAAATACATTAAGAATTAAAGATAAAAATCTAAATTTTTCAGATGAAGTGATTGAGAAAAAACATAAAGGACGAATGAGCTTGTTTTACTATGCCGAGCTCACTTATCAACCTACACATTGTGAAAATTGTTCAACTAAAAATGAAAATTTCTCAATAGTAAAAAATGGTAAGAAAACCTCAACGATTACTTTACTTAAAATTATGGAAATGCCCGCTTATTTAGAACTTCAAAAACAAAGATTTTATTGTAAATCATGTGACAGTCATTTTACTGCTAAATCTAATATTGTCGACGCTCATTGCTTTATTTCTAATAAAACAAAACTTGCAGTTTTAGATAAAGCACAAGAATACCGCTCTCAAAAATCTATCGCTAAGTCATGCTTAGTATCATCAATGACTGTGTCTAGAGTGATTAATCAAGCGGCAAGCGACGTAGGTCAGTCTTCTTTTGATGCTTTACCTGAACACTTAATGATGGACGAATTTAAAAGTGTTAAAAATGTTATCGGAAAAATGAGTTTTATTTATGCAGATGCTGTATCGCACCGCATCGTAGATGTGGTAGCGGATCGTAAGTTAAAATCGCTAAAAGATCATTTTTATCGCTATTCTTTGAAACTCAGACAAAAAGTCAAAACAGTCACGATTGATATGTATGAACCATATATGTCACTAATCAAACAATTATTTCCTAACGCGAAGATTATTATTGATCGTTTTCATATTGTTCAATCTTTAAATCGAGCGTTAAATATGTCTAGAGTTCATGTAATGAATTGTTATAGAACCTCTAATAGACCGCTTTATAATAAATATAAAAGTTATTGGAAACTATTTCTTAAACCTTTTGAAACGCTAGAAGCATTTAATTATCATAAAGTCCATTTATTTAAAGAGTGGAAAACCGAAAAAGGCATTATAAATTACTTATTAGGTGTAGATGTAGAACTATTTAATACATATCACTACGTTCATGAGCTAAGAAGATTATTAAAAGAAAATCAAATAGAGAAATTTAATCATAAACTCTTTTCTATTCATCTTTCAGATGTGTGTCCTAAATTACGCCCAGTCATTAGAACTTTAAGACGATTAGCTACTTTCATTGAAAATACTATGACATATTCTAACCTGACCAACGGCCCGTTAGAAGGAATTAATAATAAAATCAAACTCATTAAAAGGGTATCTTTTGGTTATAGAAATTATGATAATTTACGTAATCGAATTATTATAACTTCGCGACTATTTGTCTCAACAACAAAAAAAGAGATTAAACAACTTAAAGTTGCTTAA